The nucleotide window ACTGCCGCTATGATGATGCTCCATTTATTCATGCGCGCGCGAATGTGGCTACCAACATTGTCGACCAAGCTTCATTTGCAGAAACTATACCCTCATTTCCCAGCAAGGGAACGTTTTTCCACGGCCACCGCCGCGCATCCAACAGACGCGCGTCGGTGTATGGTTGTCGAACGGTGTTTTCCCAGGCTTCGGGCCGTACATTAGGTGCCAATGGCAGCACAAACTTCTATCGCCAAATCACCAGCGCGTCTCGGCGCGTTACTGATGTTCAATGCGGCAGTAAATTCGATCCATTATCCCGTTTGACAAATGTATCATTTCTGGTACATTTTTTGCATATGAAAGCGGAACGCCCGCTCAACGTGGTCTTTTTTAAAACGGAAGCCAGTGGCGAACCGGTGCGCGAGTGGCTTAAATCCCTCGCGCGCGAGGAATGCAAGGGCATCGGTGTTGATATCCTGACCGTGCAGTACGCTTGGCCGGTTGGCAAGCCATTGGTGGATTATTTGGGCGATGGCATTTGGGAAGTCCGATCACGACTGGGAAACCGGATCGCGCGAACGCTGTTTATCGAGGTGGACCAGGAAATCGTGCTATTGCACGGGTTCATCAAAAAAACGCAGCAGACGCCCAAGCAAGACCTTGACCTGGCCAAAAAACGACGAAAGCAATATTTGCAGGCTTATGAACAAAAGAACTCATCGCGGCAGTGACTTCCAGGACTTCCTGAAAGAGGAGGGCATCATCGAAGAGGTGGAGACTCGCGCAATTAAGCAGGCCATAGCATTGCAATTTGCCGGATTGCTCGAACAACAATCATTGACCAAGGCCGAAATGGCGGCACGCATGAAAACCAGTCGTGCCGCCGTAGACCGGCTGCTGGATGCTTCGAATCCATCCATCACCCTCGCCACCTTGGGCAAGGCCGCTCATGTTTTGGGGTTCAAACTGAAAATTGAACTCCTGCCCGCATAAAATCATTCCAAGCTAACTTTTGCCTAATTCTTTGATTCCGCTTGTCCTGGGGCGGAAACGGGGGCAATCAATAACAGAACCACAGGCCTTTTCGCATTGACCCGAGGGGCCTTTTTAGGGATGGTCGCCACCATGATAATAAATTGGCCACCGGAAGACATGGACGAGAAGGGCGTTCGAGAAGACTGTTAGGCGGTTTTACGTCCCACATGAATAGAACGAATCCAGCTATGCTTACCGATGCCGAGTTCGAGCGCCGCAAGCCTGTCTGGAAGGCGTTTTCTGAGTTCTGGCTCGACACCGAACTTCAGGACGAAGATTTGCAACGTATCGCCAACATTGCGGCAGCATCAGGCTACACAGTCGCGGAATTGCGCGACATTTATCTCTACGAGGTTGCTCCGGTAGTCAGCCCCAACCTTCTCACAGTGGCTGGCGAATGGGCAGGCTTTGACGAGGAGTGGCTTTGTACCGAGGCGCGCAAGCACGCCGAGCATCGTACCATTTTGCTCCGTTTTTGCGTATTTATTGGCATCGGACGCGGACTTATGACTTACGCCACAGAGCGCCACTGGCATCACATCGTCACTCTACTTCCAACGGGCAAAGAAACAAAGCCAACACCTGGAAACGCCTAACCCTCGGCCTTCACTGTGCGTTCACTGGTCCGCCACCCCAGCTCAAATGCCCGCTCTCGTTTCACCCAATTCTTTGATTCCACTTCCAACAAATACCTTTTCCTGAATATGCGCCGTCAATCCAACGTCAAGGGCTATGATGCACGCCGGGAATAAGCTAGGAATCGGTTGGTTGCTCGCCAGTCTCTGGTGGGCATTGAGCGCCATGGGGCAAACCCCGCCCCCCACGTTTGAGGGTGCCAAGTGGATTTGGTACGCCGTGGACCCGGATGAGGCGTCCATGCATTTCCCCGCCGGGGCCCACTGCTTCCGCGCCGCGGTGGTCCTGCCGGAAACAGCGCCAGTCAAAGCGGCGGAAATCATCGTGACGGCGGATAATCTCTACACGGTGTACCTCAACGGCAAGCCGGCGGGCGAGAGCAGCGCGGACCCCAACGCGTGGAACCAGCCCAAACGGTTCGACGTGACCGCGTTGTTGGCGCCGGGGCGGAATGTCCTGGCCGTCGAAGCCATCAACACCGCGCCTGGCCCGGCGGGTTTATTGCTCAAACTCTCGGCGCGGATGGCGGATGGCTCCACGGTGACGCTGGTGACGGATGACGCCTGGCGCTGCAATGAGAAGGAAACCCCGAATTGGGAGCAGCCCGGATTCGATGACCGGAAGTGGCGGCTGGCGTTTGTGGTGGGGGATTACGGCGTGCCGCCGTGGGGGAAAATCGCGGTGCGTTCCCCCTTGGAACCGGCCGGGCAGCCGCCCAGCGCGGCCCGTCAGCGGGTGCGCCAGGTCCTGACCCAGCAAAAGGCCGCCGCCCGCAACGCCAACCGGCAAACCCCGGCGGCCGGGAATTCGGTGGCCGTCGCGGAAGTGGCGGCCCCCGAGAATTACGCCTGGCCGGAGGCGGTGGTGTTCGTGGGTGAGGATTGCAGTTTGTACCGTCCGCTCAGCCACACCGGCACCGGGTACGACAGCCTGAATGTGACGATCTTTAATCCGCGCAAATCACGCGGATTCCCCGAGCACGATCTGCCGGCGCCGATGAAGGTCGGCCGCAAATTATTCGCGCTGCAACCCGCCAAGCCCGGGTCCACCCCGCGCCTGTTGCTGGACGCCGGCAAAGGCGGCCTGGGTTCGCCCGGCGTTTCCTTTGACGGGCGCTCGGTGTTTTTCTCCATGGCACGCGAGGGCGAGGCCTTTTTCCATATCTACCAGTTGGACGTTGGGAGCGGGAAGCTGGTCCGGCTGACGGAGGGGCCGTTCCACGACATTGACCCAGCCGAGTTGCCCGATGGCCGGATCGTCTTCACCTCAACGCGCATCGGCTACTTTGAGGAATACCACAACCCGCCGTCCCGCTCCCTCTTCATGATGAACGCGGATGGGGGTAATGTTCATCCGCTGACCCATACGTTCATTTTCGACAACGAGCCGGAAATCATGGCGGATGGGCGCATCCTGTTTTTACGGACGGATAACTTCTTTGATCGCGGCAAGGTGGAAACGCTGTTGCACGCGGTGCATCCGGACGGCACGGAAGGCTACACGGAGTTTGGGCTGGAACTGGGGCCGGATTATGGCGGGCGGCTGCGCGCCTTTGTCTGCGGCAGCCCCGCGCCGATGCCGGATGGCCGAGTGGCATTTGTCTCCGGGCCGGGCATCACCATTGGCCAGCCGGGCAGCGCCGCCAGGGATGTGCAGCATTTGCGGGTAGAGGCGGGGGATGTGGCCGCGCTGCCGGATGGGAGGCTGCTGTGTACGACGCCCGTGCGTCGTCCGGTGGAGATTCCCAAGGGCAAGGAGAAACAAACCGTGCAGGACCTCAGCTACGAAAAAATCATGATCCTCGATCCGGAAAGCCAGCCGCCTCAGATGGTGTTGCTCCACACGTCCAGCAACGGGCCGCTGCATTCGCCCGTCTATCTCGGCGCGCGCCGGAAGCC belongs to Verrucomicrobiota bacterium and includes:
- a CDS encoding type II toxin-antitoxin system RelE/ParE family toxin — encoded protein: MATNIVDQASFAETIPSFPSKGTFFHGHRRASNRRASVYGCRTVFSQASGRTLGANGSTNFYRQITSASRRVTDVQCGSKFDPLSRLTNVSFLVHFLHMKAERPLNVVFFKTEASGEPVREWLKSLAREECKGIGVDILTVQYAWPVGKPLVDYLGDGIWEVRSRLGNRIARTLFIEVDQEIVLLHGFIKKTQQTPKQDLDLAKKRRKQYLQAYEQKNSSRQ
- a CDS encoding XRE family transcriptional regulator translates to MNKRTHRGSDFQDFLKEEGIIEEVETRAIKQAIALQFAGLLEQQSLTKAEMAARMKTSRAAVDRLLDASNPSITLATLGKAAHVLGFKLKIELLPA